From one Nonomuraea polychroma genomic stretch:
- a CDS encoding M48 family metallopeptidase, with translation MPPETVEVRRSSRRRRTVSAYRDGDKTIVLLPAWLSGEDADEWVSRMLDRLAAKERRRRPTDEGLLERARELSSKYLDGKAEPVSVRWVDNQQHRWGSCTPENGTIRISTRLKGLPEWVINYVIIHELVHLLVPSHGPKFWALVEQYPKAERARGFLEGFSAAAHTAPEEC, from the coding sequence GTGCCCCCCGAGACAGTCGAGGTTCGTCGCAGTTCTCGTCGCCGGCGTACGGTTTCCGCTTACCGCGACGGCGACAAGACGATCGTGCTCCTGCCCGCCTGGCTGAGCGGTGAAGACGCGGATGAATGGGTGAGCCGGATGCTGGATCGGCTGGCCGCGAAGGAACGCAGGCGAAGGCCGACCGACGAGGGCCTGCTGGAGCGGGCGAGGGAGCTGTCGTCGAAATATCTCGACGGCAAGGCCGAGCCAGTGAGCGTGCGCTGGGTCGACAACCAGCAGCACCGCTGGGGCTCCTGCACCCCGGAGAACGGAACGATCCGGATCTCCACCCGTCTCAAGGGCCTGCCCGAGTGGGTCATCAACTACGTGATCATCCACGAGCTCGTGCACCTGCTCGTGCCCAGCCACGGCCCCAAGTTCTGGGCGCTGGTGGAACAGTATCCGAAAGCGGAGCGTGCCCGCGGGTTCTTGGAGGGGTTCTCCGCCGCAGCCCACACGGCGCCGGAGGAGTGTTGA
- a CDS encoding ABC1 kinase family protein → MSDLPRRAVTRSAKLATLPLGFAGRAALGLGKRLGGKSAEIVAQEVQQRTAEQVFKVLGELKGGAMKLGQALSIFEAALPQEIVGPYRATLTKLQDAAPPLPVSTVHKVLTEQLGDDWRENFRSFDDQPTAAASIGQVHKAVWHDGREVAVKIQYPGAGKALLGDFAQLARLGKLFGVLLPGLDMKAVLSELREHIAEELDYFREAEAQHAFALEFHGDPDFHVPDVIAANEMVLVTEWMDGTPLSRIIAEGAQEERDHAGLLFVRFLFCSPARVGMLHADPHPGNFRMLANGKLGVLDFGAVNRLPDGYPRVFGQLMRIFNQGDMETVVAGLRQEGFIRPDIEIDPDALRAFLAPYVEPTAVEEFSFSREWLQAQAASVTDLRPGNVVRQLNLPASYVLIHRVHAAGVGVLCQLGTTARFRDEVIRWVPGFADDPDDQPLAIG, encoded by the coding sequence GTGAGCGATCTTCCGCGCCGTGCTGTCACGCGTTCTGCCAAGCTGGCCACGCTCCCCTTAGGGTTCGCCGGTCGTGCCGCCCTCGGACTGGGCAAGCGCCTCGGCGGCAAGTCCGCTGAGATCGTGGCGCAGGAGGTCCAACAGCGTACGGCCGAGCAGGTCTTCAAGGTGCTCGGCGAGCTCAAGGGCGGCGCGATGAAGCTCGGGCAGGCGCTGTCGATCTTCGAGGCGGCGCTGCCGCAGGAGATCGTCGGCCCTTACCGCGCCACGCTGACCAAACTGCAGGACGCCGCTCCCCCGCTCCCCGTGTCCACCGTCCACAAGGTGCTGACGGAGCAGCTGGGCGACGACTGGCGGGAGAATTTCCGCTCGTTCGACGACCAGCCGACCGCCGCGGCCTCGATCGGCCAGGTGCACAAGGCCGTATGGCACGACGGCCGGGAGGTGGCCGTCAAGATCCAATACCCGGGGGCGGGCAAGGCACTGCTCGGCGACTTCGCCCAGCTGGCCCGCCTGGGCAAGTTGTTCGGCGTCTTACTGCCCGGCCTCGACATGAAGGCAGTGCTGTCGGAGCTGCGTGAGCACATCGCGGAGGAGCTCGACTATTTCCGCGAGGCCGAGGCCCAGCACGCCTTCGCTCTCGAGTTCCACGGCGACCCCGACTTCCACGTCCCCGATGTGATCGCGGCCAACGAAATGGTCCTGGTGACCGAATGGATGGACGGCACCCCGCTGTCACGCATCATCGCCGAGGGCGCCCAAGAGGAACGCGACCACGCCGGCCTGCTCTTCGTACGTTTCCTGTTCTGCTCGCCGGCGCGGGTGGGGATGCTCCACGCCGATCCGCACCCGGGCAACTTCCGCATGCTGGCCAACGGGAAGCTCGGCGTCCTGGACTTCGGCGCGGTCAACCGCCTGCCTGACGGCTACCCCAGGGTCTTCGGGCAGTTAATGCGCATCTTCAACCAGGGCGACATGGAAACCGTCGTGGCGGGGCTGCGCCAGGAGGGCTTCATCCGTCCCGACATCGAGATCGACCCCGACGCACTGCGTGCCTTCCTCGCGCCGTACGTGGAGCCGACGGCGGTGGAGGAGTTCTCCTTCAGCCGGGAGTGGCTCCAGGCCCAGGCGGCCAGCGTCACGGACCTGCGCCCCGGCAACGTGGTGCGGCAGCTCAACCTGCCGGCCTCGTATGTGCTCATCCACCGGGTTCATGCGGCAGGCGTGGGCGTGCTCTGCCAACTGGGCACCACGGCCCGCTTCCGCGACGAGGTGATCCGCTGGGTTCCCGGCTTCGCCGACGACCCCGACGACCAACCCCTGGCCATCGGCTGA
- a CDS encoding endonuclease/exonuclease/phosphatase family protein codes for MSTSAESPVGGTIVTPVRRRRRFTGSALTWMAVTPFAAWAVARVAGLERGSLPTQIMTATPYAAAGSLVPLLIAAVGRKRAATAVALLATTALGFSVLPRALGTAEATAGRPFKVMTINMLFGRADIEAIMKLVREFDPDVLSTQELTPGAVSDLDAAGLKELMPHRVLEDEWSAGGSGLYSKHPMAQLPDVAPPVGHKMPAALVSLPGGNPIEFVDVHPYPPIGPNVVQWNDALAALPSASPDRVRILAGDFNASLDHAAMRKLLARGYKDAADQVGAGLIPTWPANRRMPPIITIDHVLVDQRVGVREVSVRDVPGTDHRAVLAELTVP; via the coding sequence GTGAGCACTTCGGCTGAGTCGCCCGTCGGCGGCACGATCGTGACGCCCGTACGCAGACGCCGGAGGTTCACCGGGTCGGCACTGACGTGGATGGCCGTGACGCCGTTCGCGGCGTGGGCGGTCGCCAGGGTGGCGGGGCTGGAGCGGGGATCGCTGCCCACGCAGATCATGACCGCGACCCCGTACGCGGCGGCCGGCTCGCTGGTCCCCCTCCTGATCGCCGCGGTCGGGCGCAAGCGCGCCGCCACCGCGGTGGCGTTACTCGCCACCACCGCGCTCGGTTTCAGCGTGCTGCCCAGGGCGCTCGGCACGGCCGAGGCGACGGCCGGCCGGCCGTTCAAGGTCATGACGATCAACATGCTGTTCGGCCGGGCGGACATCGAAGCGATCATGAAGCTGGTCCGGGAGTTCGACCCCGACGTGCTGAGCACGCAGGAGTTGACGCCCGGAGCGGTCTCCGACCTGGACGCGGCCGGGCTCAAAGAGCTGATGCCGCACCGCGTGCTGGAGGACGAGTGGAGCGCCGGCGGCAGCGGGCTCTACTCCAAGCACCCCATGGCGCAGTTGCCTGACGTGGCGCCGCCGGTCGGGCACAAGATGCCGGCCGCGCTGGTCTCGCTGCCGGGCGGGAACCCGATCGAGTTCGTCGACGTGCATCCCTACCCGCCGATCGGCCCGAACGTCGTCCAGTGGAACGACGCGCTGGCCGCGCTGCCGTCCGCCTCCCCCGACCGGGTGCGGATCCTGGCGGGCGACTTCAACGCTTCCCTCGACCACGCCGCCATGCGCAAGCTGCTGGCCAGGGGCTACAAGGACGCCGCCGATCAGGTGGGGGCCGGGCTGATCCCGACCTGGCCGGCGAACAGGCGGATGCCGCCGATCATCACGATCGACCACGTGCTGGTGGATCAGCGGGTGGGGGTGCGCGAGGTGAGTGTGCGCGACGTGCCGGGCACCGACCACCGCGCCGTGCTGGCCGAGCTCACCGTGCCCTGA
- a CDS encoding NUDIX hydrolase: MSLHRDAVAVLSAWTAPTPEEEALRQEFLDHLRAHDDAMLRACVPGHLTATTAVLSHDGTQVLLTLHPKAGMWLPMGGHCEVSDTSLAAAALREAWEESGISGLELLPGPLAVDKHVVWCHPPTSWHLDVEYAAVAPPGAEAVISEESLDLRWFPVDEIPDLSDEATRRLAKRGQAALGSGSRAVG, translated from the coding sequence TTGAGCCTGCACCGCGATGCGGTGGCGGTGCTGTCCGCCTGGACCGCGCCCACGCCCGAGGAAGAGGCTCTGCGCCAGGAGTTCCTCGACCACTTGCGGGCGCACGACGACGCGATGCTGCGCGCGTGCGTGCCGGGGCATCTGACGGCGACGACGGCGGTGTTGTCGCACGACGGCACGCAGGTGCTGCTCACGCTGCATCCGAAGGCAGGGATGTGGTTGCCGATGGGCGGGCACTGCGAGGTCTCCGACACCTCGCTCGCGGCCGCGGCGCTGCGGGAAGCCTGGGAGGAGTCCGGCATTTCTGGACTTGAGCTGCTGCCTGGTCCGCTGGCGGTGGACAAGCACGTGGTGTGGTGCCACCCGCCGACCAGCTGGCACCTCGACGTCGAGTACGCCGCCGTGGCGCCTCCCGGCGCCGAGGCGGTGATCAGCGAGGAGTCGCTGGACCTGCGCTGGTTCCCCGTCGACGAGATCCCCGACCTGTCGGACGAGGCCACGCGGCGATTGGCCAAACGTGGACAGGCCGCGCTCGGCTCTGGTTCGCGCGCTGTTGGTTAG
- a CDS encoding molybdenum cofactor biosynthesis protein MoaE has translation MDVIRLLGIRDTPLSVDEVLAAVGDHAAGGTTIFVGTVREQDHGKPVTRLSYSAHPTAEAELRAVAEKVVADFPVTALAAVHRVGDLELGDTAVIVAVAAPHRDEAFKASRRLIDDLKAQVPIWKHQVFADGETEWVGACE, from the coding sequence GTGGACGTCATCCGATTGCTTGGCATTCGCGACACACCGCTGTCCGTGGACGAGGTGCTGGCCGCCGTGGGCGACCACGCCGCGGGCGGCACCACGATCTTCGTGGGCACCGTGCGGGAGCAGGACCACGGCAAGCCCGTGACCAGGCTCTCCTACTCCGCGCACCCCACGGCGGAGGCCGAGCTGCGCGCGGTGGCGGAAAAGGTCGTCGCCGACTTCCCCGTGACGGCGCTGGCCGCCGTGCATCGGGTGGGCGACCTGGAGCTGGGTGACACGGCCGTCATCGTCGCGGTGGCCGCGCCGCACCGGGACGAGGCGTTCAAGGCCTCCCGCCGGCTGATCGACGACCTCAAGGCACAGGTCCCCATCTGGAAACACCAGGTGTTCGCCGACGGCGAGACCGAATGGGTCGGCGCCTGCGAATAA
- a CDS encoding WhiB family transcriptional regulator, which produces MGAKTIMDLIDEAKIPCRTDPDLWFAESPEDVEFAKALCGGCPIQKACLDRALEREEPWGVWGGELILRGTVVPRKRPRGRPRKHPVAA; this is translated from the coding sequence ATGGGGGCCAAGACGATCATGGACCTGATCGACGAAGCCAAGATCCCCTGTCGTACCGACCCTGACCTGTGGTTCGCCGAGTCGCCGGAGGACGTGGAGTTCGCGAAGGCGCTCTGCGGCGGCTGCCCGATCCAGAAGGCCTGCCTGGACCGCGCGCTCGAGCGCGAGGAGCCGTGGGGCGTCTGGGGCGGCGAACTGATCCTCAGGGGGACCGTCGTTCCCCGCAAGCGTCCGCGCGGGCGTCCCCGCAAGCACCCGGTCGCTGCCTGA
- a CDS encoding NAD-dependent epimerase/dehydratase family protein yields the protein MVPTSKRPRQPVVAVTGAASGIGRELLARLVSSADFRRVVAIDEQRGDVQEATWRVIDVRDPLLANRIADIDVLVHLAGDYAVDSDPGKRRAYNLRAAQTVLTASAAARVRRVVLVTSAMVYGAAPDNEVPLPEDAPVAAEPDTGVVGDYLEIESLVRRSLRSHPGLEVTVLRPAAVVGPGVDTVITRHFESPRLLTVKGCTPHWQFCHVEDLLSALELAARGVVTGVVAVGSDGWLEQEQVEELSGIRRFELPAGLTFGTAQRLHRLGITPAPATDLHYVVYPWVVDCAALREAGWKPSWTNEAALEQQLELLENRTTVVGRRLPVKEATLTAAGATVAVIGTAAIVRQVRKKRRQ from the coding sequence CTGGTGCCTACCTCGAAACGCCCGCGCCAACCCGTCGTCGCCGTCACCGGCGCGGCCTCCGGCATCGGCCGCGAGCTGCTCGCAAGGCTCGTATCCTCCGCGGATTTCCGCAGGGTGGTGGCCATCGACGAGCAGCGCGGCGACGTCCAGGAAGCCACGTGGAGAGTGATCGACGTACGGGATCCGCTCTTGGCGAACCGCATCGCGGACATCGACGTGCTGGTCCATCTGGCCGGCGACTACGCGGTCGACTCCGACCCGGGGAAGCGGCGGGCGTACAACCTGCGAGCCGCTCAGACGGTGCTGACGGCGAGCGCCGCGGCGCGCGTGCGCCGTGTGGTGTTGGTCACGAGCGCGATGGTGTACGGCGCCGCGCCCGACAACGAGGTGCCGCTGCCCGAGGACGCCCCGGTGGCGGCCGAGCCCGACACCGGTGTCGTGGGGGATTACCTGGAGATCGAGTCCCTGGTGCGCCGGTCGCTGCGCAGCCATCCCGGGCTCGAGGTGACCGTGCTGCGCCCGGCGGCGGTGGTCGGCCCGGGCGTCGACACCGTGATCACCCGCCACTTCGAGTCGCCCAGGCTCCTGACCGTCAAGGGCTGCACCCCGCACTGGCAGTTCTGCCACGTCGAGGACCTGCTGTCGGCGCTGGAGCTGGCCGCGCGCGGCGTCGTCACCGGGGTGGTGGCGGTCGGCTCCGACGGGTGGCTGGAGCAGGAGCAGGTCGAGGAGCTGTCCGGCATCCGCAGATTCGAGCTGCCCGCGGGTCTCACGTTCGGCACGGCGCAGCGGCTCCACAGGCTCGGCATCACCCCGGCGCCCGCGACCGACCTGCACTACGTCGTCTACCCGTGGGTGGTGGACTGCGCGGCGCTGCGGGAGGCGGGCTGGAAACCTTCGTGGACCAACGAGGCCGCGCTCGAGCAGCAACTGGAGCTGCTGGAGAACCGGACGACCGTGGTCGGCAGGCGGCTTCCCGTCAAGGAGGCCACGCTCACCGCGGCCGGCGCCACCGTCGCCGTCATCGGCACCGCCGCGATCGTCCGCCAGGTACGCAAAAAGCGGCGTCAGTAA
- a CDS encoding ThiF family adenylyltransferase: MRPRVKPALRRIIRDEHTLQYGVHPLRAIKLSGLARSVQQWIAGLDGTRDLARVLAAASAAGLDECHARSLLDQLTAQGALHDAATSPAPLRDLTLAERDRLRPDLEALDLSSTAPDGGIGLLARRRAARVRVYGAGRVGAQIVVLLAAAGVGHIRVIDSGRVRASDITPGGLTWAELGLTREEGAVAAALRLTSGGRAVGGGDDMAADQRHSDQPQGNPRSAARTPRPIPSPAIPVPAPDRATRTPTTATPPPDRAIRTPTTTTPPPDRAVGTPATTTPPSDRAVRTPATAMPASGARTRQEGSAGQRRSATHRPPETSHTADLRDTEAVQGNAGRRGGGREEGEGAQPAPRRKRTGRRIDGQELVRPAVEVLAGGTYLGDRSDRPDLVILAPVGPMDGVLVNELTCLGIPHLLASAFEGHGTVGPLVLPGETACLHCLDLTRRDDDPAWPIVTARLGGYPPGEIACDTTLATLVAAEATGHALAHLDGKESSVTNGTMDVSPDWRWNRQAWRVHPQCRCMRNNPYSLRMVMSPKRD, encoded by the coding sequence ATGAGGCCACGTGTGAAGCCCGCCCTCCGGCGCATCATCCGCGATGAGCACACCCTGCAATACGGCGTGCATCCCCTGCGCGCCATCAAGCTGTCCGGCCTGGCCCGATCCGTTCAGCAGTGGATCGCGGGCCTCGACGGGACCCGTGACCTGGCGCGCGTCCTGGCCGCGGCGAGCGCCGCCGGGCTCGACGAATGTCACGCCCGTTCCCTGCTCGACCAGCTCACCGCGCAAGGCGCCCTCCACGACGCCGCCACCAGCCCCGCGCCCCTCCGCGACCTCACGCTGGCCGAGCGGGACCGCCTGAGACCCGACCTCGAAGCCCTCGATCTGTCCTCGACCGCGCCTGATGGCGGGATCGGTCTCCTGGCGCGACGACGCGCGGCTCGGGTGCGGGTCTATGGGGCCGGGCGGGTCGGGGCACAGATCGTGGTGCTCCTGGCGGCCGCCGGTGTGGGGCACATCCGGGTGATCGACTCGGGCCGGGTCCGGGCGAGCGACATCACCCCAGGCGGGTTGACGTGGGCGGAGCTGGGCCTGACGCGGGAGGAAGGGGCCGTGGCGGCGGCCCTCCGGCTGACATCAGGCGGGCGCGCAGTCGGAGGCGGCGATGACATGGCGGCCGACCAGCGGCACAGCGACCAACCGCAGGGCAACCCCCGATCCGCTGCCCGCACACCCAGGCCGATCCCTTCGCCGGCCATCCCGGTCCCCGCGCCCGACCGCGCCACCCGCACCCCGACCACCGCCACACCCCCACCCGACCGCGCCATCCGGACCCCGACCACCACCACACCCCCACCCGACCGCGCCGTCGGAACCCCGGCCACCACCACGCCCCCATCCGACCGCGCCGTCCGTACCCCGGCCACCGCCATGCCCGCGTCAGGCGCACGCACCCGTCAGGAGGGCAGCGCAGGCCAACGCCGGTCCGCAACCCACCGGCCTCCGGAGACATCCCACACCGCGGATCTGCGGGACACCGAGGCAGTGCAGGGAAACGCCGGTCGGCGAGGAGGAGGACGAGAAGAAGGAGAAGGAGCTCAACCGGCCCCCCGCAGGAAACGAACAGGCAGGCGGATCGACGGGCAGGAGTTGGTCCGGCCGGCGGTTGAGGTGCTGGCCGGAGGGACGTACCTGGGAGACAGGTCGGACCGCCCCGACCTCGTCATCCTCGCGCCCGTCGGCCCGATGGACGGCGTGCTCGTCAACGAGCTGACCTGCCTGGGCATCCCTCACCTGCTCGCGTCCGCCTTCGAAGGCCACGGCACGGTCGGCCCGCTCGTGCTGCCCGGTGAGACGGCATGCCTGCACTGCCTCGACCTGACACGCCGCGACGACGACCCGGCCTGGCCGATCGTCACCGCCCGGCTGGGCGGCTACCCGCCAGGCGAGATCGCCTGCGACACGACTCTCGCGACCCTGGTCGCGGCGGAAGCGACCGGGCATGCGCTTGCTCACCTGGATGGCAAAGAGTCCAGTGTGACCAACGGCACAATGGATGTATCACCTGATTGGCGCTGGAATCGGCAGGCCTGGCGGGTACATCCGCAATGTCGTTGTATGCGAAACAATCCTTATTCGCTAAGAATGGTCATGTCGCCCAAGCGCGACTGA
- a CDS encoding TetR/AcrR family transcriptional regulator, which produces MPRDVSTPKELGALRQDLLDAAMRVLREQGALHLTLRRVADAAGTSTMGIYTCFGGRAGLLEAIYRYGFSILHQDMTTSLNGHTDPLARIMAVAYGYRRFALSDPALYALMFERPLPDFDPSPEQRHDALSLTFTLLTEATSAAADADLIRSIDPVRAAYLVWTTIHGIVSIELTCSLRSPLPGWFLDSREEGERVLTDGVNALLSGLA; this is translated from the coding sequence GTGCCGAGAGACGTAAGCACCCCGAAAGAACTCGGCGCACTGCGCCAGGACCTCCTCGACGCCGCCATGCGCGTGCTTCGCGAACAAGGGGCGCTCCACCTCACCCTCCGCCGCGTGGCGGACGCCGCGGGCACTTCCACCATGGGCATCTACACCTGCTTCGGCGGCCGCGCCGGCCTGCTGGAGGCGATCTACCGGTACGGTTTCAGCATCCTCCACCAGGACATGACCACGTCGCTGAACGGCCACACGGACCCGCTTGCCCGGATCATGGCGGTGGCCTACGGCTACAGGCGGTTCGCCCTGTCCGATCCCGCGCTGTACGCCCTGATGTTCGAGCGCCCGCTGCCCGATTTCGACCCCTCGCCCGAACAGCGCCACGACGCCCTGAGCCTGACCTTCACCCTGCTCACCGAGGCCACCTCCGCCGCGGCCGACGCCGACCTCATCCGCTCCATCGACCCCGTGCGCGCGGCGTACCTGGTGTGGACCACGATCCACGGCATCGTCAGCATCGAGCTCACCTGCTCACTCCGCAGCCCGCTCCCGGGCTGGTTCCTGGATTCGCGCGAGGAAGGCGAACGCGTCCTCACCGACGGCGTCAACGCCCTCCTCTCAGGCCTCGCCTGA
- a CDS encoding zinc-dependent metalloprotease: protein MTDLPGRENDPNENPFAMFGNPEQMAQAMRQFADMLSAPQGSGPVNWDMAKNIARHAVVAQGDPSVMEGERRQIVEALSLADLWLNEATALPSGVANPQAWSRSEWIENTIPIWRKLCEPIAERMVETMGGALGGSGLPPEAQQMAGPLMGMLKQMGGMMVGQQIGQAIGSLAREVVGTTDIGLPLSDTAALLPGGIASFSEGLEISSEEIRIYLALREAAHHRLFQHVPWLRSHLLGAVEEYAKGITLDTSALEEQIRGLDINNPEAIQEALSGGKLLKPEETERQKAALARLETMLALVEGWVATVVDRSAEGKLPSAVALAETVRRRRATGGPAELTFGTLVGLELRPRRLREAATLWRALESERGIDGRDALWGHPDLMPTADDLDDPDAFVRGEAAWDISELERKPGGSEPEGEQGEGEPGEGEGEGDKS from the coding sequence GTGACTGACCTGCCAGGTCGCGAAAACGACCCCAATGAGAACCCGTTCGCCATGTTCGGCAACCCTGAGCAGATGGCTCAGGCGATGCGCCAGTTCGCCGACATGCTGTCGGCGCCGCAGGGTTCAGGCCCTGTCAACTGGGACATGGCCAAGAACATCGCCCGCCACGCCGTGGTCGCCCAGGGCGACCCGAGCGTCATGGAAGGCGAGCGCCGCCAGATCGTGGAGGCGCTGAGCCTGGCCGACCTGTGGCTTAACGAGGCGACCGCGCTGCCCAGCGGCGTGGCCAACCCGCAGGCCTGGAGCCGGTCCGAATGGATCGAGAACACCATCCCGATCTGGCGAAAACTTTGCGAGCCCATCGCCGAGCGCATGGTCGAGACCATGGGCGGCGCGCTCGGCGGCTCCGGGCTGCCGCCCGAGGCCCAGCAGATGGCAGGCCCTCTCATGGGCATGCTCAAGCAGATGGGCGGCATGATGGTCGGCCAGCAGATCGGCCAGGCCATCGGCTCACTCGCCCGCGAGGTGGTCGGCACGACCGACATCGGCCTGCCGCTGTCGGACACGGCGGCGCTCCTGCCCGGCGGCATCGCCTCCTTCAGCGAAGGCCTGGAGATCTCCTCCGAGGAGATCAGGATCTACCTGGCGCTGCGCGAGGCCGCGCACCACCGGCTGTTCCAGCACGTGCCGTGGCTGCGCTCGCACCTGCTGGGCGCGGTCGAGGAATACGCCAAGGGCATCACGCTCGACACCTCGGCGCTCGAAGAGCAGATCCGCGGGCTCGACATCAACAACCCCGAGGCGATCCAAGAGGCGCTGAGCGGCGGCAAGCTGCTCAAGCCCGAGGAGACCGAACGGCAGAAGGCCGCCCTGGCGCGTCTGGAGACGATGCTCGCCCTGGTCGAGGGCTGGGTCGCCACGGTGGTCGACCGGAGCGCCGAGGGCAAGCTGCCCTCCGCCGTCGCCCTGGCCGAGACCGTACGCCGGCGCCGGGCCACCGGCGGCCCGGCCGAGCTGACGTTCGGCACGCTGGTGGGGCTGGAGCTGCGGCCCAGGCGGCTGCGCGAGGCGGCGACGCTGTGGCGGGCGCTGGAGAGCGAGCGCGGGATCGACGGCCGCGACGCGCTCTGGGGCCACCCGGATCTCATGCCGACGGCCGACGACCTCGATGACCCCGACGCGTTCGTCCGCGGCGAGGCCGCCTGGGACATCTCCGAGCTGGAGCGAAAGCCTGGCGGCTCCGAGCCCGAGGGTGAGCAGGGCGAGGGTGAGCCGGGCGAGGGCGAGGGCGAGGGCGACAAGAGTTGA
- the tesB gene encoding acyl-CoA thioesterase II has translation MNEALKELLDLLDLEQIELDIFRGRSPEERIQRVFGGQVAAQALVAAGRTVPDDRYVHSLHAYFIRPGDPSIPIVYNVERVRDGRSFTTRRVVAVQHGKAIFTMSASFHIPEEGAEHQASVMPVVPEPETLPTFQERMFELVGDHPEFRDWLSRPRPVDSRHATPLTWEAYDKPELRSAKTNVWFRYDAELPDDPLLHVVLAAYASDFTLVDTILLAHGMAWGVSNIMGASLDHAMWFHRPFRADDWLLYAQESPWSAGARGLARGEMFTASGDLVVSVVQEAMIRPLK, from the coding sequence GTGAACGAGGCGCTCAAGGAGCTGCTCGATCTGCTCGACCTGGAACAGATCGAGCTGGACATCTTCCGGGGAAGGAGCCCCGAGGAGCGCATCCAACGCGTCTTCGGCGGGCAGGTGGCGGCGCAGGCCCTGGTCGCGGCAGGCCGTACCGTCCCCGACGACCGCTACGTGCACTCGCTCCACGCCTACTTCATCCGCCCCGGCGACCCGTCGATCCCGATCGTCTACAACGTGGAGCGCGTGCGCGACGGGCGCTCGTTCACCACTCGCAGGGTGGTCGCGGTCCAGCATGGCAAGGCGATCTTCACGATGTCGGCGTCGTTCCACATCCCCGAGGAAGGCGCCGAGCACCAGGCGTCCGTGATGCCCGTCGTTCCGGAGCCTGAGACGCTGCCCACCTTTCAGGAGCGCATGTTCGAGCTGGTCGGCGACCACCCGGAATTCCGTGACTGGCTGTCGCGGCCCCGGCCGGTGGACTCCCGGCACGCCACGCCGCTGACCTGGGAGGCGTACGACAAGCCCGAGTTGCGCAGCGCCAAGACCAACGTGTGGTTCCGCTACGACGCCGAGTTGCCGGACGACCCGCTCCTGCACGTGGTGCTGGCCGCGTACGCCTCCGACTTCACGCTGGTCGACACGATCCTGCTGGCGCACGGCATGGCCTGGGGCGTCTCGAACATCATGGGCGCCTCGCTGGATCACGCCATGTGGTTCCACCGCCCGTTCCGCGCCGACGACTGGCTGCTCTATGCGCAGGAGTCGCCGTGGTCGGCTGGCGCGAGAGGGCTGGCTCGTGGTGAGATGTTCACCGCGTCGGGCGATCTCGTGGTCTCCGTCGTCCAGGAGGCCATGATCCGGCCACTGAAATAG
- a CDS encoding YlbL family protein, translating into MSRRALTLLLAGFLVLALGVVGAFRPVPYVVLSPGPTENTIGEVDKKPVIAIKGRQTYPTSGALSLVTVAYQGGPAAQIDLLTALRGWIDPTVAVVPQETIFAPNRDPKDVEEENTVEMTNSQDSATAAALSELKIPFSMVVTVLSTEKGKPADGKLQKGDEINSVDGKAATDVNVVSNAVKAHKPGESVVFNVTRGKEKHDVTVPTVDAKGQPQVGVVMQAKYKFPFEVDINVGDVGGPSAGLMFSLGILDKLTPGELTGGKKIAGTGTIQPTGEVGAIGGIQQKMVGAKNSGATIFLTPADNCAEAMKAVPDGLRLVRADTLHNTVLALDALRTGKGNVPACEAG; encoded by the coding sequence ATGTCACGACGCGCCCTGACCCTGCTGCTGGCGGGATTCCTCGTGCTCGCGCTCGGGGTGGTGGGCGCGTTCCGGCCGGTGCCGTATGTGGTGCTGAGCCCCGGCCCGACCGAGAACACCATCGGCGAGGTCGACAAGAAGCCCGTCATCGCGATCAAGGGCCGGCAGACCTATCCCACCAGTGGCGCGCTGAGCCTGGTGACCGTGGCCTACCAGGGCGGCCCGGCCGCCCAGATCGACCTGCTGACGGCGTTGCGCGGCTGGATCGATCCCACCGTGGCGGTGGTCCCGCAGGAGACCATCTTCGCTCCCAACCGCGACCCCAAGGACGTCGAGGAGGAGAACACGGTCGAGATGACCAACTCCCAAGACTCCGCCACCGCCGCCGCGCTCAGCGAGCTCAAGATCCCCTTCAGCATGGTCGTGACCGTCTTGTCCACGGAGAAGGGCAAGCCCGCCGACGGCAAGTTGCAGAAGGGCGACGAGATCAACTCCGTCGACGGCAAAGCAGCCACGGACGTCAACGTGGTGAGCAACGCGGTCAAGGCGCACAAGCCCGGCGAGAGCGTGGTCTTCAACGTCACCAGGGGCAAGGAGAAGCACGACGTCACCGTGCCGACGGTGGATGCCAAGGGGCAGCCCCAGGTGGGCGTGGTCATGCAGGCGAAGTACAAGTTCCCGTTCGAGGTCGACATCAACGTGGGCGACGTCGGCGGGCCCAGCGCCGGGCTGATGTTCTCGCTCGGCATACTCGACAAGCTCACGCCCGGAGAGCTCACCGGCGGCAAGAAGATCGCCGGCACCGGCACCATCCAGCCGACGGGCGAGGTCGGCGCGATCGGCGGCATCCAGCAGAAGATGGTGGGCGCGAAGAACTCGGGCGCGACCATATTCTTGACACCGGCCGACAACTGCGCCGAGGCGATGAAGGCGGTGCCCGACGGCCTTCGCCTGGTCAGAGCGGATACGCTGCATAACACAGTGCTGGCACTGGACGCACTGCGCACGGGCAAAGGAAACGTGCCCGCGTGCGAGGCTGGGTGA